The Mycobacterium haemophilum DSM 44634 sequence CAGCGATCGCGGCTACTGATGCTGAGTACGGGCAAATGTGGGCTCAGAATGTGGCGGCGATGATGCGCTACGAGACTGAGGTGGACGCGCTGGAAGCGGCGGTGCGGCCGTTTAACCCACCGCCGTCCCAAGCACCGCCCCCGGTGGGGCCAGAGACAGCGAACTTATTTGGTGGTGAAAGTGTGTCGGCGACATTGTCGTCGGCGCTGGCGGGTGCAGTGTCGGCGGCGGTGGGGCGGGCGCGTTCGTTGGGCGGCATGATGTCGGTACCGCCGTCGTGGTCGTTTTGCGGTGAGGATTTTCTGGGGTGATACCAGTTGGATTTAATACCGACCGCGATGCGTTTTTCCCGGGTTTTCGCGTCTGGTGCGTGAGTAAATTGCGCTGGTTGTGTGTGTGACGGTCTTTGGCCGGTCGGGGGAGGGTTATGTCGTTTGTAACTGTCGCATCGGACGCCGTGGAAACGGCGGCCGAGGATTTGTCGGGTGTTGTTTCCACGATCGAATCGGCTAGCACTAGGGCGGCGCCGGCCACCACGATGGTGTTGCCTCCGGCCGCTGACTCGGTGTCGACACGACTGGCCGCGCTGTTCAACGAGCATGGGCAGGTCTATCAGTCGGTCAGCACTCAAGCGGTGACGCTTTATGAGGAATTCGTTGACACACTATCTGTTTCGGGCGGTTCATACGCGGAAAGCGAAGAAGCGAACGTTTTGGCGCTGCAGCCGCCGCTAGGGCGTGCGCCGTTGAGCGCCACTAGGGTTAGCGGTCGGGGCCTGACTTCGATATCGACGTTGTTGGCCGAGGATGAGGTCACCGCGTTGATCATGGGCGGCACCATGAACCCGCTACCTGATGCCGGGTACGTGAGGCAGATCAACAACGCCTTTATCCAGACCGGCTTTCCAGGGGCCGTCCCGCGAGGCGTGTTCACCCCTGAACAATTCTGGCCGGTTACTCCCCACCTCGGTAACCTGACGTTCAATCGGTCTGTCGCCGAAGGCGTACGTCTGCTAGACACCGCAGTCGACACGGAATTGTCGTCGGGAAATCCGGCCGTCGTTTTCGGCTACTCGCAGAGCGCGACGATAGCCCACAACTACATCAATTCGCTGGTTGCGGTGGGTTCGCCATATCCCGATGACATCTCCTTTATGATGGTGGGCAGTCCCAATAACCCGGTCGGCGGGCTGCTCTCGCGCTTTCCTGGCTTTCACATCCCATTCCTGGACGTGCCGTTCAATGGTGCGACGTCGGCAAATATTCCGTATCAGACATCCATTTACACGGCCCAGTACGACGGCATCGCCCACGCCCCACAATTCCCACTCAACGTGCTGTCAGACATCAACGCCGTCATGGGTTATTTCTCGGTGCACATGGACTATCCGAATCTCTTGGCGGACCAGGTTGCCAACGCGGTGCCGTTGCCGACATCTCCCGGTTATACGGGCA is a genomic window containing:
- a CDS encoding PE family protein is translated as MSFVTVASDAVETAAEDLSGVVSTIESASTRAAPATTMVLPPAADSVSTRLAALFNEHGQVYQSVSTQAVTLYEEFVDTLSVSGGSYAESEEANVLALQPPLGRAPLSATRVSGRGLTSISTLLAEDEVTALIMGGTMNPLPDAGYVRQINNAFIQTGFPGAVPRGVFTPEQFWPVTPHLGNLTFNRSVAEGVRLLDTAVDTELSSGNPAVVFGYSQSATIAHNYINSLVAVGSPYPDDISFMMVGSPNNPVGGLLSRFPGFHIPFLDVPFNGATSANIPYQTSIYTAQYDGIAHAPQFPLNVLSDINAVMGYFSVHMDYPNLLADQVANAVPLPTSPGYTGNTNYYMFLTQDLPLLQPIRAIPYIGPPIADLLQPQLRVLVDLGYADFGPGGNYADIPTPAGLLAIPDPFAVTYYLIKGGLQAAYGAAVDIGVQAGLIGPEWFPTSYPWVPSINPGLHFYWGQSQVTLLSVLSGLLGQMLYWIPPYVFEWFGFDPVWWTGVQTGQAA